tattattattaccacattattatcattattagtaATATTACTGTTTTTTCATATTTTACCATCAAGTTATCTATAccttattattaatatgtttttattattaaaatattattattgttataaatatattataattttctaATTAATatcatgaaataataataattgttaatATTATTAAGAACATTATTATCATCACTCTGAGCTTCCTGAAGAAAAATGATCCCAAAATGTCTGCAGACGCACAAAGAGCTCCTTCATGCTGAGATGTGATCCTCCATCAGCTCAGGAATGTgtccacctgcacacacacacacacccacacacacccacacactcagtgtgtgggtgtgtgtgcgtcttaAAGGAAGCGTTCCTGACATCTGCTTTTTAATAAACTCCAAATATCTCTTTATGTTTACTCCCAGaggagtttgtttgtgtgtttgtttattcatttgtttgtgtgtttgtgtgtttgtttattcatttgtttgtgtgtttgtgtgtttatttattcatttgtttgtgtgtttgtttgtgtatttgtttgtgtgtttgtttattcatttgtttgtgtgtttgtttgtgtgtttgtttcttcatttgtttgtgtgtttgtttgtgtatttgtttgtgtgtttgtttatatatGAAGCCTCTAACTGACCTCTCCCTTCAGTCTCTGTCTCAGCGCTACCAGAAGCAGATCTCATCGGCCGTCAGAGGTGAGGAACCCAACCTGGCAACCCGTTTGTATCATTTGCTCGTGGGCACGTTgtcactcctcccccccccctcagacgaGGTGTCCCGGGTGCTGCCCTCCCTCGTCGTGGTCGACCCGGCGACGCCTCCTCGCCCCAAAGTCGGCGCCCACGTCACCGGCAGCTCGGCGCCGCAGCTGGAGGGCGGAGGTGAGGAGCTCCACCCAAAGAACTTGTTGCCTACGGAGACCGCAACGGTTTTTaatttgacaaaaataaatgcGTCTTATCAAAAGAGATGAAAAGCACGTTAGAAAACAGACGGCGCGTAAACCTGTGAATATCTCACAAAGTCATAATTTAGTGGAAAAAGTTTAACTAAAAATCTCATAATTTTGGTCTCGAttagtattttaattttattcaaacacaaaatacaaacaCTAAAATAATGCCCCACAGCTCCGGCCCCCTCGGGGCGGCGGGTCCAGGGCCAGAAGATCTCGTGGTGGGAGGGCCGGAGGGGGCTGGCCTTCCTGCAGGACGTCCAGCTGGAGGACGGCGAGCTGGTGGTGCCGCAGCCCGGCCTCTACTACGTCTACGCCCAGACCTACTTCAGACACGCCCCCTccccggaggaggcggagccggaGGGGGCGGGCCGAGGGAGGCCGCTGCTGCAGTACGTCTATAAAAAGGTGACGAGGCGCCTCCTGATTCTCAAAAAGAGCCGCAAAAGATTCTGAGCATTTTGACAACATATTCCACCGTGTTATGAAAAGTTCTGAGGGCCGAGCGCTGGGGGAACGTCAGCTCGTGAACTCACGCAGAATACAGCCATCAGCTAACGGTTAACAGTTAacggctaacagctaacggtTAACGGCTATTATCTAACAGTTAACGGCTAACAACTAACGGTTAACGGCTAACAGCTAACTGTTAACGGATAACAGCTAACGGTTAACGGCTATTATCTAACAGTTAACGGCTAACAACTAACGGTTAACGGCTAACAGCTAACTGTTAGCGACTAACAGTTAACGGCTAAAAGTTAATGGATAACAGCTAACAAATAACAGCTAACAGATCAAGGTTAACAGCTAACGGTTAACAGTTAATGGCTAACAGCTAACGACTAACGGCTAACAGCTAAAGGTTAGCAGTTAATGGTCAACAGCTAATGGTTACCAGCTAACGGTTAACAGTTAATGACTAACAGCTAACGACTAACATAATTGCATCCAAGAATGCCTAAGACTTGTTCTGTTGAAATACgcggctaacagctaacggctaacagGTAACGTGGTGGTGTGTTCAAGCTCCAAACTGTAAAAATGACTCCTAATTTTGAGTGTCTATCTCATAATTCTGACCGTGgggatatttgtttattttcacgGCTAAATGTTCATCTAATTGTTTTCTTCGGTGGAAATGGACTTGAGCCAACGGCCGTGTTGGAGGTCAGAGAAGCGTTCCCACACAAAACCgctaaggggcggggcttctcttcTTTAGGCTGGTAGCCGACCTCAGTTAGTTAGTCTTTGAACGCCTCACCCAGCTGTCCCCTCTGCCGCCAGGTGGGCTCCTACCCGGTTCCCATCCTGCTGATGAAGACCAGCCGGACCTCGTGCTGGTCCCGGGGCTCAGAGTTCTCCCTGTACTCCGCCCACCAGGGCGGTCTGTTCCCGCTCGGCGCCGGCGACCGGCTGTTCGTCACGGTGACCAACGCCTCGGCCGTGGACATGGACGAGAAGAGCAGCTTCTTCGGGGCGTTCCTCATCAGCTAGGCGGCCGGAGGCGGGACTCGAACGCGCGGCCTCCAGAACCGAAAAATGAACccgaatggggggggggggggggggaactgcaGCAGGAAGTCACAGAGGAAGTCCGTCTTTCTTTTATCCAGCAAACGCGAAGAGATTTGACACTTTGAGCGAAGAAGATGAGATTTGTGTTTGAGTGTTAAAGATTAAAGTTTACGTACAAACATTTATTAAAGGCAGAACGTTTCCAaaggtattttattttttttaccaccgAGGACAAATTCAGAATTAATTTGCTGCAGATGTATCCAGCTGCATTtcttctcctgaccaccagggggcgactcctatggttgtatagaagtctctgcttcatgtgttagagctgcatttcttctcctgaccaccagggggagactcctctggttgtatagaagtctatgcttcatgtgttaaagctgcattctctctcctggccaccagggggagactcctctggttgtatagaagtctatgcttcatgtgttaaagctgcattctctctcctgaccaccagggggctcctctggttgtatagaagtcaaatTGGTGGACTCAAGGCTTCTTAACGTCCTCAAATCAACGAATGacatcatgttgttgttgttgttatttactgATTTAACGTTCCGCCTCATGTTTGTATCAACTGAACTTTGGAGATCTCATTTGTGTAAAGATGTAAATATTGTgctatatttttgttgtttttctaatCAATACATTTAAGGACTTTCACATTTTCCAAATTTAAGTTTTCCTTTTTCCAACTTTATTTGTCTTGCCGTTTTACATCAGTCAATCCTCTGCTTCAGATTCATCGTCCAAGTTCCTgatttattatattacatttttttgggtAAAAcgagacatttaaaaagataatAAACCATTTCCTGacatttctaaatattattTGCAGATTTCTCCGTAATAAAAAGTGACGGAGACgacagaaaaaataataataatgaataattcaatcattcatatttatcttcTGTATGTAGAGTAGGAATAACATCAATATAAGCGCcaccgccctctagtggtcacctGAAGCAAAGACATCATGATAAATAAACTacacactttttttgtttatatatataaattagggctgtcagcgttaacgcgttaatctatgcgattaatttggccgcgttaacgcactaaaatattttaacgcaattaacgtaACTTTGTTaacttccggtgtgccttgaagtttttacactctgagtgtcaaaccgcggcagtacggtttaacactctgtttttaaaacaattatttctccgcgaaaataaggagcataaatcagtttaaactcgtggatgaatcagtcgggtttcctcctgctctccttcctcccgtctccccctctgatacacagaggaacgaggggcgacgtgtcgggggacgcggcgcggaaagaactcgtcacacgaaaccttcaccgtgattggtcaatccgtttgtctgtcaacattttggggaaaaaacaaccaatgaacactcagtaaatcacaaaggacctcccaccacacagatgaggctcattagcagcctgtcagtcagtgcgtttacatgatggtataattcgaatcttgctttagtcggactctgctatcttttgggggatctgctgttatcccaatatacatggcgtgagtaatttgaatcattggccgaaagcatgtcatatccgatacgataggtggcgctgttttcattacaactcgtggtgatacagccatttccgcttgacctcttcaccaccaccaacaacaacatcaacatttcgagaaagaaccatgaactttagtatgttcaactccttcaatacattaagcataacttctgtctgctcttcggtccagaatgtgtggctcttgtgttctccatagcgttgtttgcagcgccgctcccataacgcgcacgacgcgctgcgcgtagggcaccaagtcctgagggggctccacaaaataggcaactaataaaatcctcatagttataataattataatgccgatattatttcagtctagaaatattaggcgccttttaggcatgtatatcacaaaacaggcagaacaagagatatatttaatcgctcagcacccccgttaacacttctcggctcgcatcgctctgccgtgatgcgcccgacacatccgcgcacagaCCCGATCTTAGGGGCATCgtgaggagttatgcttagggcaccaacatggttagcagcgggactggttatttgtttgttttctgccggccaggttgccggcagtgacaacttatcgtctctttcgacttccgagtcacgacatgggagggagggagggaggagggcggcgggatctcgagcatgcgcaaagacgcaaagtccagttccgaatcgaattcagagttacatgccgcgagagtcgaattatcaactggatcggaccgagctatccaggggtgttaatcggaccgaagtcggaccgcacatagtccgactaaggtgtttacatgaaacggataattcgatttcagtccgactaagccaataattcgattgcatgtaaacgcactgagtcagagaaccagagaacacggcacgaggacaatgagcctcattgaatagagctgagattgttctggaatgtttgatgtagaacacgtgggtatgtgtcatatgcaaacgcctttaaaaggtgaatttacatttgtttgtaaaatgtataaaatgcccccagcctccagagggttaacgtgacatatgtgaatgtcagtcagttaccaaggccactggttctgctgttcagtgttaaagatgacaggaccaatggggtctcaaatatacttttttttttttactaatctggatgtttcactgaagaaacaatttatcatccacaatattaaatacctcgctggcactttatatgtaggagcctctttgaaaacacagctctgtgggaagtttggtctttaaaaagaagaaaaaataacttttaatcgcgattacagTTTtcctccattgctttggctcaattcttgaaacagaaatgacattctcaaaacaactcgtgcaaacctccaaaccactgggcacttgttcacaacagatttgaatttctcattcctttcatcaaattgcaattgttttagaaactccttgcaaatgacaagtacaattgcctacaacttgcacacatttcaaatgatttagcacatctgtgcaaacggtttggtacaattgccttcagttagcccaattaccaatGGAATACATCTGgctggtctaaactgactgttgcttctcagtcaagtggttgttctctgcaaaacatcttggcataatttccttgtgtacatcatcacctgcacaatagttcactcctctgtcaaaatcgttcaggcacataataccatgaaaaacatcatggtatatatactgtaatatggatctcttgggtcatcggcttcattttcaggttcaactagaactttactaatcaagggggattttctcacatccgatcaccaatcacacagtcattttagttagctgacaggtgctatccaggagtataaatgcttccatcaatAATCAAGggcttgacaaagttcagtccagtttacagtatgaacatggaagcacctggccaggtaaacgaacaagggcaactgcctgttcgaggaagaagaagaggaagaggagcaagggtgcatggtggtggagggtgtatgagcattgggctctaaaccagaggtcccttctccaggcaatggatgctgcttgtgccgatgtcacagcagatcagtgcaggggatggttgggtcatgcacggcgattcttcccccgttgcatcgcaagggagaacatcagatgccatgttgagcaggagagtgaggatgaactccagctttgaactccagctttgctttactttcctactgtatgttttgttacagtagtgtaggctatacttaattttattttgtatgtgctttttgtttgacactattttttgctgtacacattttctgtttctgttttgcaattactgtaacaatttccatggcagtataagtgcaatacagtatgtgatgtgaaaccttgttggctcctcttgaatgaatcttttttctgtttgatacacatagtattctggaaagaaaacatctcctacagtaaccattcagtgtcaaaggacgaagccaagattgaaatgtgcacatgagggatatttctatggtccactgcccatactgacaaaacatctaaacattttgacctgcagtgtttacagtttttctccattgctttggctcaattcttgaaacagaaattacattctcaaagctcttagtgcatttggtaaaatagcatatatggttcagcacaactacatagatcaccttcaaaaggtcatatctcacccaaaacagttaactcaagcttcaaacccaaatcattttctcataaaaatagtcagtgcccccaaaatgaaaacttccttctcgattgctgtggctcatctctctcttgaaaaaaagataattctcaaagctttaaatacatttgccaaaataacctagatggtttagcaaaacactttggcacacctgcaaaaggtcatatctctcccaaaacagacaactcatcagtcaaaacgaattccttttctcatacaaatagtcagtgcccccaaaatgaaaagtcccttcgtcattgtttaaacactgcaggtcaaaatgtttagatgttttgtcattatggcagtggaccatagaaatatccctcatgtgcacaatTCAATCTTGGCTTCGTCCTTTGACACAGAATGGTTACTgtagtagatgttttctttccagaatactatgtgtatcaaacagaaaaaagattcattcaagaggagccaacaaggtttcacatcacatactgtattgcacttatactgccatggaaattgttacagtaattgcaaaaccgaaacagaaaatgtgtacagcaaaaaatagtgtcaaacaaaaagcacatcaaaaataaaattaagtatagcctacactactgtaacaaaacatacagtaggaaagtaaagcaaagctgaagctcaaagctggagttcatcctcactctcctgctcatcctcgcgctcacgtctgtctggccacagattttcgtcaacatcgcatctgatgttctcccttgcgatgcaacgggggaagaatcgccctgcatgccgcaaccatcccctgcactggtctgctgtgacatcggcacaagcagcatccattgcctggagaagggacctctggtttagagcccgatgctcatacaccctccaccaccacgcacccttgctcctcttcctcttcttcttcctcctcttcctcgaacaggcagttgcccttgttcgtttacctggccaggtgcttccatgttcatactgtaaactgtactgaactttgtcaagccctagatatttgatggaagcatttatactcctggatagcacctgtcagctaactaaaattactgtgtgattggtgatcggatgtgagaaactcccccttgaatagtaaagttctagtttcacctgaaaatgaagccgatgatccaagagatccatattacagtatataccatgatatttttcatggtattatgtgcctgaacgattttgacagtagagtgaactattgtgcaggtgatgatgtacacaaggaaattatgccaagatgttttgcagagaacaaccacttgactgagaagcaacagtcagtttagaccagcaagatgtattcaattggtaattgggctaactgaaggcaattgtacctaaccgtttgcacagatgtgctaaatcatttgaaatgtgtgcaagttgtaggcaattgtacttgtcatttgcaaggagtttctaaaacaattgcaatttgattaaaggaatgagaaattcaaatctgttgtgaacaagtgcccagttgtttggaggtttgcacgagttgttttgagaatgtcatttctgtttcaagaattgagccaaagcaatggagaaaaactgtaaacaatgacgaagggactttttattttgggggcactgactatttgtatgagaaaaggaatgagttttgactgatgagttgtctgttttgggagagatatgaccttttgcaggtgtgccatagtgttttgctaaaccatctaggttattttggcaaatgtatttaaagctttgagaatgtcctttttttccgagagagatgagccacagcaatcgagaaggaagttttcattttgggggcactgactatttttatgagaaaatgatttgggtttgaagcttgagttaactgttttgggtgagatatgaccttttgaaggggatctatgtagttgtgctgaaccatatatgctattttaccaaatgcactaagatctttgagaatgtaatttctgtttcaagaattgagccaaagcaatggagaaaaactgtaatgaatttcaaaatgtgcgattaatttgtgaatttattttaatcgattgacagccctaatatatatatatatataaatatattgaaataaataatgttggggtagtgtatatatgtataaatacatatatatgtatatatatatatatattaaacatatatatatatttgtttattcagTAATTAATCACGTTTTACTTAATTCTGTTAGAATAAAATCAGCTGTGAGTCACTGATGGACTTTAATGACATGTGATCAGGGTATTGATCAAGGTATTGATCAGGGTATTGATCAGGGTATTGATGAACTCATTGGGAGCTCTTTTTATTCCACTGGTTAGaagcatgaacacatcatgaagcTCTGGGGCGTGGACCCTTGGATGGACACTTGCTCAGAAGTGTTCTTTAAATATCTCGGCCGCATTCCACGTTTGTGAGTAATTCCTCTTTCTGGTTCCTCAGCAGCGTCTCACGCCGTTGTGACTATTCCTg
The Pseudoliparis swirei isolate HS2019 ecotype Mariana Trench chromosome 16, NWPU_hadal_v1, whole genome shotgun sequence DNA segment above includes these coding regions:
- the LOC130206536 gene encoding tumor necrosis factor ligand superfamily member 10-like, coding for MTGSGPRLGVLLLLAVLLQTVVVTITVLHFTAALNSMKETFSRSSVSCLMGGGLQSITAARGEPCWQVTQQLHLLIEKSLSQRYQKQISSAVRDEVSRVLPSLVVVDPATPPRPKVGAHVTGSSAPQLEGGAPAPSGRRVQGQKISWWEGRRGLAFLQDVQLEDGELVVPQPGLYYVYAQTYFRHAPSPEEAEPEGAGRGRPLLQYVYKKVGSYPVPILLMKTSRTSCWSRGSEFSLYSAHQGGLFPLGAGDRLFVTVTNASAVDMDEKSSFFGAFLIS